The Coccidioides posadasii str. Silveira chromosome 5, complete sequence genome has a segment encoding these proteins:
- a CDS encoding uncharacterized protein (EggNog:ENOG410PK6J~COG:O~BUSCO:9256at33183), with product MASRTHDAPGGAPSEVAPRNKQEQSLNDRFFRYFQQEITALQDQMDRLADTSTAGGESRDAVDHCLAGISRLSSEVKDASSYVPPYDQRIYAEAIKALQEKLAETQAAIAPRQKFTFKTARKNPSAISLADVAELDAQGRRHIPGYRSGDNSSVESSLNTTPLHALTPNDPGGPESPSNGFADGSLSSFTTRDTSGIDNGQSTKNEISPISVNSQSNVRFTLPRPTLHKSVPISITSVTRSVIDLLDGYPFAALSVKNITDSLLMCGEVTGAAHITGVGHSVIAVSCHQFRMHDCDNVTVYLGCSSTPIIENCHNIRFTHIPSPFLRSPVPFTIKDSWSHVDDFSWLKMGHSPNWMVADEKEFDPDHIWKGLCGNNGQQSLEAVSLTS from the exons ATGGCGTCACGAACACACGATGCACCTGGTGGTGCGCCCTCAGAAGTTGCTCCCAGGAATAAGCAGGAACAATCGCTGAACGACCGCTTCTTCCGCTACTTTCAACAAGAGATCACCG CTTTGCAAGACCAGATGGACCGTCTCGCCGATACCTCGACGGCCGGCGGAGAAAGCCGAGACGCCGTTGACCACTGTCTTGCTGGGATATCGAGGTTGTCAAGTGAAGTTAAGGACGCCTCTAGCTACGTACCACCGTATGATCAGCGGATATATGCTGAA GCgatcaaagctcttcaagaaaAGCTAGCAGAGACCCAAGCGGCCATTGCTCCCCGACAAAAGTTCACCTTCAAAACTGCCCGCAAAAATCCCTCCGCGATATCTCTTGCAGATGTAGCCGAACTAGACGCGCAAGGCCGTCGCCATATCCCCGGTTATCGGTCTGGGGACAACTCATCTGTGGAATCGTCCCTGAACACAACACCCCTTCATGCTCTGACGCCTAACGATCCTGGAGGTCCAGAAAGCCCAAGCAACGGCTTCGCGGATGgctctctctcctcttttACTACACGGGATACATCAGGGATAGACAACGGGCAGTCTACAAAGAACGAAATTTCGCCGATATCCGTGAACTCGCAGTCCAATGTGCGGTTCACCCTGCCGCGTCCTACGTTACATAAATCAGTTCCAATCTCTATCACTTCAGTGACACGCTCTGTGATTGATCTACTCGATGGATACCCATTTGCTGCTCTTTCGGTCAAGAATATTACCGACAGTTTACTCATGTGCGGCGAAGTAACGGGAGCGGCGCACATCACCGGTGTGGGACATTCGGTGATTGCCGTATCCTGCCATCAGTTCCGTATGCATGATTGCGATAATGTCACCGTCTATCTTGGGTGCTCGAGCACTCCCATCATCGAGAATTGTCACAATATTCGCTTCACTCATATCCCAAGTCCTTTT CTTCGAAGCCCGGTTCCTTTTACAATAAAGGATTCTTGGTCCCATGTAGATGACTTCAGTTGGCTCAAGATGGGCCATAGCCCTAATTGGATGGTTGCAGACGAAAAGGAGTTCGATCCGGATCATATATGGAAAGGCCTGTGCGGCAACAATGGCCAGCAATCATTGGAAGCAGTTTCCCTTACCTCCTAA